AGCCGGTGCTGTCCGGCCCCGAACCGCTCACCCATCCGGAGATGGTGGGGCTGATCGGGGAGGCCACCGGCCGGCCGGCGCGGTTCGAGGAGATCGCTCCCGAGCAGGCGCGGGAGGAGATGCTCACCCGGCCCTACATGCGCGAGGGGCTGGTGGACGTCCTGCTCCGGCTGCGCGCCCGCGCCGTCGACCGTCCGATGGAGCCGTCCGGGGAGGTCGAGCGGATCACCGGCCGCCCCGGCCGGACGTTCAAGGAGTGGGCCGCCGACCACGCCCACGACTTCCGCTGACCGACCCCACGCCGGGCCGCGAGCCGCAGGGCTCGCGGCCCTACGCGCGCTCGGCGCCGCGCTCGGCGCCGCGCTCGCCGAGCGACTCGATCTCGCGGGCGGCCCACTCGAACCAGTCGCGGCGCATCGCCGCGAACCGCTTGCCGTACTCGATGACCAGCCGCCCGTAGACGGACAGGTCGTCCTCGCCCCAGTCGACGTTCTCGTCCAGGGCGGTCAGCTCGTCGAGGTACTCCCCGAGCCCCGCCGCGTGCCCGCGCATGTAGCGCTGCGCCTCCTCCGGCCCCACCATGCCGAGGAAGAACACCCGCAGCAGCGACTCGTCCTTGCGGCTCCCCTTCGAGGGGACGTCCACCAGCCAATGGCGCAGCTCGGCGCGGCCGGACTCGGTGATCCGGTACGCCCTGCGGCCGCGCGGCCCCTCCTCGGCGACCTCGATCAGCCCGGCGTCGGCGAGCTTGCCCAGCTCGCCGTAGAGCTGGCTCTGCCGGGCCGGCCAGACGTTGCCCAGCGAGATCTCGAACATCTTCAGCAGGTCGTAGCCGCTGGCGCCGTCCATCTCGGCGATGAGCCCGAGCACCGCATGTCGCAAACTCATGCCCCGCACCCTAACCCTTCACAGTTGACATGTCGAAACCGGAATGTCTATCTTCGACATGTCAAAGTTGGAACGTAAAGCCAGGAGCGCCGGCCATGCCGAAGTACTACGCCCGGACCTTCCTCCCCTGGATCCTGCTCGCGGTCGTCAGCGGCCTCGACGACCGGGCCGGCGCCGCCGCCGGCCTCGTCGCCGCGCTGGCCCTGCTCGGCCAGGACCTGCGCCGGGGCCACCGGGCCGACTCGCTGATCCTGGAGATCTCCACCTCGGTGTTCATGGCCGCCCTCACCGCGCTCGCGTTCGCCGTCCCCGCCTCGCCGGTGCTGGACTACGGCGCCTCGCTCGCGATCGGGTGGCTCGCGCTCACCGCCTGGGCGACACTGCTGCTCGGACGCCCCTTCACCGCGGGCATCGCGCGCCGCCAGGTCACCGCGGAGATCGCCGCGACGGACGTGTTCCGCGGCATCAACCGCGTGCTCACCGCCGTGTGGGCGGCGAGCTTCACCGTGCTGGCGGCCGCCCTCGCCTGCGTCCAGCACTGGACACCGGACGCGACGGCGCTGCTGGTCGCCGTCAAGGTCGCCGGCTTCACGGTCCCGGCCGTCTTCACCGCGCGGTACCCCGAGGCCGCGCGCAGGCGCCACCTCACCCGGCTCGGGCTACCGTGGGCGGAGGCGCCCGCCACGTCGCAGCCCGAGCCGTCCTCCCGCTGACCCCTCGCCGAGGAGCGGCCCGGAAAGGAGCACCGAGATGGGCGAGAACATCACCGAGCGCCCCGCCACCTGGCTGGACGGTCACCTGGCCCCCGTCCCCGACGAGACCGACGCCCGCGACCTCGAGGTCACCGGCGCGCTGCCCCCCGAACTGACCGGCCGCTACCTGCGCAACGGGCCGAACCCGAAGCCCGGCGAGCCGAGCGGGCACTGGTTCACCGGACACGGGATGATCCACGGCATCCGGCTGCGGGACGGCCGCGCCGAGTGGTACCGCAACCGGTGGGTGCGGACCGACGCCTACCTGAACGGGACGCCGTTCGTCCGCGACGACCTCACCTTCGACCGCCGCTCGGTGCAGGCCAACACCCACGTCGTCCCGTACGCGGGCAAGATCTGGGCGCTGGTGGAGGCCGGGTTCCCCTACGAGGTGACGCCCGAGCTGGAGACCGTCGGCGCCTGCGACTTCGGCGGGCGCCTCACCACCGCCATGACCGCGCACCCGAAGGAGGACCCGGTCACCGGCGACCTGCTGTTCTTCGGGTACGGGGCCTTCGAGCCCCACCTCACCTACCACCGGCTGGCGCCTGACGGGACGCTGGCCGAGAGCCGCGAGGTCGAGGTGGCGGGCCCGACGATGATGCACGACTTCGCGATCACCGAGAACCACGTCGTCTGGCTCGACCTGCCGGTGGTGTTCGACGTCGACCTGGCGATGTCCGGATCGACCGGCATGCCGTACGTCTGGGACGACACCTACGGCGCCCGGCTCGGCGTGATGCGCCGGGACGGCGCGGGCGGGGTCACCTGGTACGACATCGACCCCTGCTACGTCTTCCACGTCGGCAACGCCCACGAGGACGCCGCCGGACGGATCGTGGTGGACGGCGCCCGCTACCGTCCCGAGAACTTCGTCACCCTCTGGGAGGACATCGGCGGAACCGTCGACCCCGCCACCGGGGCGGCGCGCTCGCAGAACGCCCACCTGCACCGCTGGGTCCTCGACCCCGCGACCCGCCGCGCGGCCGAGGAGCCGCTCGACGACCGCGGCGTCGAGTTCCCCACGCACGACGACACCCGCACCGGCAGGGAGCACCGCTACCTCTACACGGTCGGCGGCGAGTCGATCGTCAAGTACGACCTGCGCGGGAGGGGGACGTCCGCGCACGGGCTCGGCGAGGACGCGCACGTCGGCGAGGCGGTCTTCGTCCCGGCGGCGGGCGCCCGCGCGGAGGACGAGGGCTGGCTGCTGTCGGTCGTGACCCGCGGCGCGGCGTCCGAGCTGCTGGTGCTGGACGCGGCGGACCTGTCGCCCGCCGCGAGCGTCCGGCTGCCGCGCCGCGTCCCGGCCGGTTTCCACGGAAGCTGGATCCCCGACTCCCGGCCCGGCACATAGGGTGGTTTACTAGCCGGTACCGCTCTGCAAGCGGTCACTTACCAGGCCCCTTCCGGGAGGTTCCCCATGTCCGTGGCCACGGAGAACACCGAGACGTTCGCGTCGCTGAACCCGGCCACCGGCGAGGTCGTCGCCGAGCACCCCGTCCAGGACGGCGCCGCCGTGGCCGCGGCGGTCGAGCGCGCCCGCGAGGCGGCCGCCTGGTGGCGCGCCCTCGGCTGGAAGGAGCGCCGGCTCCGGCTGCTGAACGTCAAGGGCTCGCTCACCCGCAACCTGAACCGGATGGCCGAGCTCATCCATCAGGAGACCGGCAAGCCCGTCCAGGACGCCCAGCTTGAGACGATCATGGCGATCACCCACCTGGACTGGGCGGCGCGCAACGCGCAGAAGATCCTCGGGCCGCGCAACGTCTACCCCGGGCTCATGGCGATCAACCAGCGCTGCGTGCTGGAGTACCAGCCGCTCGGCGTCGTCGGGGTCATCGGGCCGTGGAACTACCCGATCTTCACCCCGATGGGCTCGATCGCCTACGCGCTCGCCGCCGGCAACGCCGTGGTGTTCAAGCCGTCCGAGTACACCCCGGGCGTCGGCGTCCTGCTCGCCGAGCTGTTCGCCGCGGTGATCCCCGAGCACCCCGTCCTGCAGACCGTCACCGGGCTCGGCGGGACGGGCGCGGCGATCGCCTCGTCCCCGCACGTCGACAAGATCGCCTTCACCGGCTCGGCCCGCACCGCCAAGCGCGTCATGGCGGCCTGCGCCGAGAACCTGACGCCGATGGTCGCCGAGTGCGGCGGCAAGGACGCCTGCATCGTCGACGCCGGCGCCGACCTCGACGCCGCCGCCGACGCCGCGCTGTGGGGCGCCATGTCGAACGCGGGCCAGACCTGCATCGGCGTCGAGCGGATCTACGTGGTGGACGAGGCCTACGACCGGTTCCTCGGCAGGCTGACCGAGAAGGCCCGCGACCTGCGTCCCGGCTTCGACCGCGAGGCCGCCTACGGCCCCATCACGATGCCCTCGCAGCTCGACATCATCGAGCGCCACATCAAGGACGCGCTGGACAAGGGCGGCAAGGCGGTCGTCGGCGGCGCCGAGTCCGTCCGCAAGCCCTACGTCGAACCGGTCGTGCTGACGGACGTCCCGGACGACTCCTCGGCCGTGTGCGAGGAGACGTTCGGCCCCACGATCACCGTCCACCGCGTGAAGGACATGGACGAGGCGGTCGAGAAGGCGAACAGGACCAGCTACGGCCTCGCCGGGACGATCTTCTCCGGCGACAGGGCCCGTGCGATGGACGCCGCCCGCCGGATGCGGTCGGGCATGACCTCCATCAACGCGTTCGCCGCCTTCGCCCAGGTCGCGGCCCTGCCGTTCGGCGGCGTCGGCGAGTCCGGCTTCGGCCGCATCCACGGCGCGGACGGCCTGCGCGAGTTCGCCCGCCCGAAGGCCATCACCCGCCAGCGGTTCGCGACCATGAACCTCACCACGTTCGCCCGCACCGAGAAGGAGATGGCGCGCGTCCTCGGCATGATCAACATGATCCACGGCCGCCGCTACAAGCGCTGACCCGGGAACGCCCCCGCCGGTCCGCGGCGGGGGCGCCGCCTAGACTCGACACCATGAACGCCCCCGTGCGGAGCCGCCTCCAGGTGACCCTGAGCGCGCCGCCCCCGCCCCCGCCCGGTTTCCGGCCGTTCACCGTCGCCGACGTCCCGGCCCTCGCCGCCCTGATGTGGGACGCCTACCGCGGCACCCCCGACGAGGCCGACGTGAGGGACGTCCAGGGCGGCGTCCGCGAGATCCACCTCACCATGGCCGGCGAGTACGGCACGTTCCTCCCGGACGCGTCCTTCGTGGCCGACCATGACGGCCGTCCGGTGGGAGGAGCCCTCGTCACCCTCTACCGGGACATCCCCCTCCTCGCGTTCCTCTTCACCGCCCCGTCCCACGCGGGCCGCGGTCTGGGCCAGGGCCTCGTCCAGGCCGTCATGCACGCCCTCGCCGCGCAGGGCCACGACGTCCTCACCCTGGCCGTGACCCGCCGCAACCGCCGCGCCCGCCGCCTCTACGACCGCCTGGGCTTCATCGAGACCGCCTGACCCAGAGGCGCGGCTCAGTCGGCCACGAGGCGGGAGCCCCAGCCGCCGGAGACGTACTCGCGCTGGCGGCGGACGGCGTAGCGGCCCGGCGCGCAGCCGGAGGCGCCGTGCTCGGGGTGCAGCAGGTAGACGGGCGCGGACGCCTCGAAGACGCCGATGGCCAGGCCGCCGGGCTCCGACACGTGCGTCGTCCAGCGGCAGGTACCGGGGACGGCGACCAGCGTGTGCGGGTTGCCGCCCGCCACGCCCCGCAGCAGCTCGACGCCCTCGGGCGGCACCTCCGTCCACGTGGCGTTGGGCCAGGCCGACAGGCCGGAGGCCTCGGACAGGGGGACGACGATCAGATCGCCCTGCGCCTGGATCCCGTCGACGACGGGAATGCTCACCGACCGGTCGAGATGGTCGAGGACGGCGAGCCCGGTCCGCTGGGAGAGGGAATCGAGAGTCACGCTTTCGAAGATCAAAGAGATCACCTTTCAGGTTCGGCGGACGAGTCGTGCGTACTGGTCGGCGGACAGCCCGTAGGTCCACCCGGCGGCGGCGACCGGGTCGTCGAAGGCGCCCGGGACGGCCAGCCCGTACCGGCGGCGCGTCCCGTCGCGCTCGACGGATCCGTTGACGGCGAGCAGCACCCTGGTCTGCTCCCGCAGGTCGTAGAGCCGCAGCTCGGAGCCCGGGTTGCCGGGGTCCGGCGCGGTGGCCACGAGCCGCAGCCCGGCCCGGTCGATGTAGTCGCCCCAGCCGATGTTCTCGACCGCGCACCGCCGGACCTCGACGTTGGCCTCCCGCGCGATCCGCTCGACGCTCGGATCCTGCACCACCCAGGCCGGCACCCTCGTGCCGTGCCAGGCGTGGGCGTCCCAGCCGTCGGCGTACCGGAGCGCGGGACCGTCCGAGCGGTGCAGGCGCACCTCGCCCGAGTCGCCCCAGACCTCCGTGTGGATCTCGACGGGCCGTTCGGACACGACGCAGACGTCCTCACGCGGCCACCACCAGCCGCACGACCGCGCCGGCGTCGCCCACAGGTCGAGCAGACGCTCCTGCTCGGCCGTGTAGACCACGCCGGACGTCCGGCGGACCGCGTCGTAGTGGGCGCTCCAGGACGGGCACAGCGCCGCGTACCAGGCGGAACCCTTCTCGAACCTCTCGTGCTCCGTCCGGACCGCCATCCGCAGTGTGCCTCGCGCGGAGTCCGCGACCGGCGTCCGGACCAGCTGCCGGATCATCGGGTCCAGCACCCGCGAGCGCCGCATGACCCGGTTGTCCAGGTCGACGAACAGATTGATGATCAGCCTGCGGAAGAGCGTCGGCAGGGGCCATTCGGACAGGCGGTCCGCGCTCTCGGCCGGACGCGGCCGGACACCGGGCGGGACGGTCTCCAGGGCCGCCAGCGGCGACGGCACCCAGTGGAAGCGGGGCGGATCGAGACCGATCAGCCGGTACAGCTCGGATATGGCCGCCTCGGCGGCCGGACGGTCGGCGGGCGCGGTGGAGAGCAGATGCCCGAACCACTCCGCGAGGACGGCGGCAGCTTCCCGCTGCGCGTCGCCGCTCACCGGACGAGGGCGGCAGCGCCCCTTTCATTGATCATGCGGAGGATGGTGACACATCGCGCCCCGCCTGTCCATACCCGGGCCGCCCGGACGCGTCTGAGCGTCCTACGCGGTCCTGCCGGCGGGACGGCCGGGTCTAAGGCGTCCTAGGCATGCCTAGATAAGGCGTCGTCCCGATGCTCAGGGTGGGGCCTTAGGACGAACCTTGTACATGTCGGGCCAAGAGGGCCCGGCGGGAACAAGGAGAAGCTGATGTTCAGCCAGGAGTTCATGAAGGTCGTCATCGAGGACCGCGTACGAGTGCTGCGGGCGGAGGGAAAGAACAGCCGGCGCGCCCGTATCGTGAAGGCGCTCAAGCGGTGAGCCCCGCAGCCTGCGTCCCAGCGGCCACGCCCCCGTCGTCTCCGACGGGGGCGTTCCTCATTTCGGGGCGCCCGCGGGCGCGAGGGGGGCGCGGCCCCGGATCAGGTCGGCGGCGCGTTCGGCGATCGCGATGGTCGGGGCGTTGGTGTTGCCCCGCGGAACGGCCGGCATGACCGAGGCGTCCACCACGCGCAGGCCCTCGACGCCGCGGACGCGCAGTTCGGTGTCGCAGACGGAGTCGTCCGCGCCCATCGCGCAGGTGCTCGTGGGGTGGAACAGCGTCGCGGCCTCGCGGCGGACGAAGTCGGCGATGGCCTCGTCGGAGTCGACCTGCTCGCCGGGCGCCCACTCGCCGCCGACCAGGGACGCCAGCGGTCCGGTGGAGGCGATCTCGCGGGCCTGCCGGACGCCGGCGACCAGGATGTCCAGGTCGGCCTTCTCGGCGAGGTAGGCGGGATCGATCAGCGGCTTGGCGTGGGGGCTGGCGGAGCGGAGCGTCAGCGCGCCGCGGCTCGCGATCGCCACAGCGGTGACCATGACCGACAGCAGGCGCTCGGAGGAGTCGGTGAGGCCCTGGTCGACGAACGGGGTCGGCAGCACGTGGTACTGCAGGTCGGGGGCGGGCAGGCCCTCCACCGTGCGGGCGAACCCTCCGGCCTCGGCGACGTTCGAGGCG
The sequence above is a segment of the Actinomadura coerulea genome. Coding sequences within it:
- a CDS encoding DUF6745 domain-containing protein produces the protein MSGDAQREAAAVLAEWFGHLLSTAPADRPAAEAAISELYRLIGLDPPRFHWVPSPLAALETVPPGVRPRPAESADRLSEWPLPTLFRRLIINLFVDLDNRVMRRSRVLDPMIRQLVRTPVADSARGTLRMAVRTEHERFEKGSAWYAALCPSWSAHYDAVRRTSGVVYTAEQERLLDLWATPARSCGWWWPREDVCVVSERPVEIHTEVWGDSGEVRLHRSDGPALRYADGWDAHAWHGTRVPAWVVQDPSVERIAREANVEVRRCAVENIGWGDYIDRAGLRLVATAPDPGNPGSELRLYDLREQTRVLLAVNGSVERDGTRRRYGLAVPGAFDDPVAAAGWTYGLSADQYARLVRRT
- a CDS encoding PadR family transcriptional regulator produces the protein MSLRHAVLGLIAEMDGASGYDLLKMFEISLGNVWPARQSQLYGELGKLADAGLIEVAEEGPRGRRAYRITESGRAELRHWLVDVPSKGSRKDESLLRVFFLGMVGPEEAQRYMRGHAAGLGEYLDELTALDENVDWGEDDLSVYGRLVIEYGKRFAAMRRDWFEWAAREIESLGERGAERGAERA
- a CDS encoding carotenoid oxygenase family protein: MGENITERPATWLDGHLAPVPDETDARDLEVTGALPPELTGRYLRNGPNPKPGEPSGHWFTGHGMIHGIRLRDGRAEWYRNRWVRTDAYLNGTPFVRDDLTFDRRSVQANTHVVPYAGKIWALVEAGFPYEVTPELETVGACDFGGRLTTAMTAHPKEDPVTGDLLFFGYGAFEPHLTYHRLAPDGTLAESREVEVAGPTMMHDFAITENHVVWLDLPVVFDVDLAMSGSTGMPYVWDDTYGARLGVMRRDGAGGVTWYDIDPCYVFHVGNAHEDAAGRIVVDGARYRPENFVTLWEDIGGTVDPATGAARSQNAHLHRWVLDPATRRAAEEPLDDRGVEFPTHDDTRTGREHRYLYTVGGESIVKYDLRGRGTSAHGLGEDAHVGEAVFVPAAGARAEDEGWLLSVVTRGAASELLVLDAADLSPAASVRLPRRVPAGFHGSWIPDSRPGT
- a CDS encoding GNAT family N-acetyltransferase; its protein translation is MNAPVRSRLQVTLSAPPPPPPGFRPFTVADVPALAALMWDAYRGTPDEADVRDVQGGVREIHLTMAGEYGTFLPDASFVADHDGRPVGGALVTLYRDIPLLAFLFTAPSHAGRGLGQGLVQAVMHALAAQGHDVLTLAVTRRNRRARRLYDRLGFIETA
- a CDS encoding aldehyde dehydrogenase family protein → MSVATENTETFASLNPATGEVVAEHPVQDGAAVAAAVERAREAAAWWRALGWKERRLRLLNVKGSLTRNLNRMAELIHQETGKPVQDAQLETIMAITHLDWAARNAQKILGPRNVYPGLMAINQRCVLEYQPLGVVGVIGPWNYPIFTPMGSIAYALAAGNAVVFKPSEYTPGVGVLLAELFAAVIPEHPVLQTVTGLGGTGAAIASSPHVDKIAFTGSARTAKRVMAACAENLTPMVAECGGKDACIVDAGADLDAAADAALWGAMSNAGQTCIGVERIYVVDEAYDRFLGRLTEKARDLRPGFDREAAYGPITMPSQLDIIERHIKDALDKGGKAVVGGAESVRKPYVEPVVLTDVPDDSSAVCEETFGPTITVHRVKDMDEAVEKANRTSYGLAGTIFSGDRARAMDAARRMRSGMTSINAFAAFAQVAALPFGGVGESGFGRIHGADGLREFARPKAITRQRFATMNLTTFARTEKEMARVLGMINMIHGRRYKR